One stretch of Arachis duranensis cultivar V14167 chromosome 1, aradu.V14167.gnm2.J7QH, whole genome shotgun sequence DNA includes these proteins:
- the LOC107493427 gene encoding uncharacterized protein LOC107493427, translating into MAHRPTQRRNPAAPLQYNPSSSTVTAPAKAKNTTTATAGSAAVPFPYPKPNPDLIAQLSRPNNHSSFMAKQFSSLNLGPNTHKTKQHALSHAKSMTSSCIVDSSSKLSLLKPITASSNNKLAPKVEKEGAKRSSLEKKPQKSKLHGLLAMKNENEKRKKKSSVVEKSKNPVEEEEEEGHGDGDKRRSCVVSSVSSGRRRSMCGPSEAELGDVFAINGVKLVSADMPPFMQIHAVDCARKTLDSMEKFTSKTLALSLKKEFDGVYGPAWHCIVGTSFGSYVTHSVGGFLYFSMDQKLYILLFKTAVQKVN; encoded by the exons ATGGCGCACCGCCCCACTCAGCGGCGGAATCCGGCGGCGCCTCTACAATACAATCCCTCATCATCCACCGTTACCGCTCCGGCAAAGGCAAAGAACACCACCACCGCCACCGCCGGCTCCGCCGCCGTCCCTTTTCCGTACCCGAAACCAAATCCAGATCTCATAGCACAACTATCTAGACCTAATAACCATTCTTCTTTCATGGCGAAACAGTTCTCAAGCCTAAACTTGGGTCCAAACACTCACAAAACCAAACAACACGCTCTCTCACACGCAAAATCCATGACATCATCTTGCATAGTTGATTCCTCCTCCAAGCTCTCGCTTCTCAAACCGATCACCGCCTCCAGTAACAATAAACTTGCACCGAAGGTTGAAAAAGAGGGTGCTAAGAGAAGTTCATTGGAGAAGAAGCCACAGAAATCGAAACTTCACGGTTTGTTGGCGATGAAGAACGAGAacgagaagagaaagaagaagagttcTGTGGTTGAAAAGTCAAAGAATcctgtagaagaagaagaagaagaaggacacGGTGATGGTGATAAGAGAAGAAGCTGCGTGGTTTCTTCGGTGAGTAGCGGAAGAAGGAGGTCCATGTGTGGACCCTCAGAAGCTGAATTAGGAGATGTATTTGCGATCAACGGTGTAAAATTGGTGTCAGCTGATATGCCACCGTTCATGCAGATCCACGCCGTTGATTGTGCCAGAAAGACTCTTGATAGCATGGAAAAGTTCACATCCAAGACCCTTGCACTCTCCCTCAAAAAG GAATTTGATGGGGTGTATGGGCCAGCATGGCACTGTATAGTGGGGACTAGTTTTGGGTCATATGTGACACATTCAGTTGGAGGGTTCCTATATTTCTCAATGGATCAGAAATTGTACATCCTCTTGTTTAAGACCGCTGTTCAAAAGGTTAACTGA